From the genome of Paraburkholderia flava, one region includes:
- a CDS encoding type III secretion system protein: protein MKDRRVVSLERVLSRRKTLDRKLNDALLVLRGERQALEQAVTECRDAVDRQSEVLAEQDRKVDEMIGGAFRPDEFLRLREHQVDMANQHTMLQQNVARAESQVAGKQAEIDQGRAKIVQNRARIDIYGKRRDKLRQAIEIAIEDAQDEEASENRRPGPRMF, encoded by the coding sequence ATGAAAGATCGCCGGGTCGTTTCTCTCGAACGGGTGCTGTCGCGTCGCAAGACGCTCGACCGCAAGCTGAACGATGCGCTGCTCGTGCTGCGCGGCGAGCGCCAGGCACTCGAACAGGCGGTGACCGAATGCCGCGATGCGGTCGATCGTCAGAGCGAAGTGCTCGCCGAGCAGGACCGCAAGGTCGACGAGATGATCGGCGGCGCGTTTCGTCCCGACGAATTCCTGCGGCTGCGCGAGCATCAGGTCGATATGGCGAACCAGCACACGATGCTGCAGCAGAACGTCGCGCGTGCCGAATCGCAGGTCGCGGGCAAGCAGGCCGAGATCGACCAGGGGCGCGCGAAGATCGTGCAGAACCGCGCGCGAATCGATATCTACGGCAAACGGCGCGACAAGCTGCGCCAGGCAATCGAAATAGCAATCGAAGATGCGCAGGACGAGGAGGCGTCGGAGAACCGGCGGCCCGGTCCGCGGATGTTCTGA
- the sctN gene encoding type III secretion system ATPase SctN yields MADAIERELRARARPTPAGKVQEVIGTLLKVGGLDATLGELCELRSPQGELLQSAEVVGFSRDIALLSPFGRLGSISRETRVIGLKRPLALRIGDGLLGRVIDSLGQPIDGKGELVDCPEFQAVYADPPTPMSRPVIDKPMQTGVRVVDGMMTLAEGQRMGIFAPAGAGKSTLMGMFARGAQCDINVIALIGERGREVREFVEHILGPEGMARSVVVCATSDRSSIERAKAAYAATAVAEYYRDRGLRVLLMMDSLTRFARAQREIGLAMGEPPTRRGFPPSIFAELPRLLERAGLGVQGSITALYTVLAEDESGGDPIAEEVRGILDGHMILSREIAAQNRYPAIDVLGSLSRVMTQVVPRDHVQSAGHIRRLMAKHKEVELLLQVGEYQSGTDPLADEAINKIDVIRQFLGQETDQLVDMNLTVDILHQIARA; encoded by the coding sequence ATGGCCGATGCGATCGAGCGCGAGCTGCGCGCCCGCGCGCGGCCGACGCCGGCCGGCAAGGTCCAGGAAGTGATCGGCACGCTGCTGAAAGTGGGCGGCCTCGACGCGACGCTCGGCGAGCTGTGCGAACTGCGCTCGCCGCAGGGTGAACTGCTGCAGAGCGCAGAGGTGGTCGGCTTCTCGCGCGACATCGCGCTGCTGTCGCCGTTCGGGCGACTCGGCAGCATCTCGCGCGAAACGCGCGTGATCGGCTTGAAGCGGCCGCTTGCGCTGCGCATCGGCGACGGGCTGCTCGGTCGCGTGATCGACAGTCTCGGTCAGCCGATCGACGGCAAGGGCGAACTCGTCGATTGTCCGGAATTCCAGGCCGTGTACGCCGATCCGCCGACGCCGATGAGCCGCCCCGTGATCGACAAGCCGATGCAGACCGGCGTGCGCGTCGTCGACGGGATGATGACGCTTGCCGAAGGGCAGCGGATGGGCATCTTCGCGCCGGCAGGCGCCGGTAAAAGTACGTTGATGGGCATGTTCGCGCGCGGCGCGCAGTGCGACATCAATGTGATCGCACTGATAGGCGAACGCGGCCGCGAAGTGCGCGAATTCGTCGAACACATTCTCGGCCCGGAAGGGATGGCGCGCTCGGTGGTGGTGTGCGCGACGTCCGACCGCTCGTCGATCGAACGCGCGAAAGCCGCGTATGCGGCGACCGCGGTGGCCGAGTACTACCGCGACCGCGGGTTGCGCGTGCTGCTGATGATGGACTCACTGACGCGCTTTGCGCGTGCGCAGCGCGAGATCGGTCTCGCGATGGGCGAGCCGCCGACGCGGCGTGGTTTTCCGCCGTCGATCTTCGCGGAGCTGCCGCGTCTGCTCGAACGCGCGGGGCTCGGCGTGCAAGGCTCGATCACCGCGTTGTACACGGTGCTCGCCGAAGATGAATCCGGCGGCGACCCGATCGCCGAGGAAGTGCGCGGGATTCTCGACGGCCACATGATCCTGTCGCGTGAGATCGCCGCGCAGAACCGCTATCCGGCGATCGACGTGCTCGGCAGCCTGTCGCGCGTGATGACCCAGGTGGTGCCGCGCGACCACGTGCAGTCGGCCGGGCATATCCGCCGGCTGATGGCGAAGCACAAGGAAGTGGAGTTGCTGCTGCAGGTCGGTGAATATCAGAGCGGCACCGATCCGCTTGCGGACGAAGCGATCAACAAGATCGACGTCATTCGCCAGTTCCTCGGCCAGGAAACCGATCAGCTTGTCGATATGAATCTCACCGTCGACATCCTGCATCAGATCGCGCGGGCGTAA
- the sctL gene encoding type III secretion system stator protein SctL, with protein MVIWLRNPNAHGESQGQGVGVNDDIVRAEDLATLVELDAAYADLSRRSEAMLADARAQAQAILDAAEAQADERMAQAQEIYNGAAQQGYEAGHEQALADWHERSLRMLAEGPSIGERQRDRLAQLVALGVEQIVATADPAALFRQAAQTIDRIVADGSPVKVSVHPDDYTTAAAAFDAVAREWRETGRSVSVQVSTDARHERGTCVCETDLGAVDASLPQQLAAIRAALSRAIESMPVEEFETAPQDESAAAYADADDADTQAEADAYGDVNDAQPEQQRVDPHNGHDAAMLEPTLEPDLEEQDFFADAVASVEHAHEGHDIHDAHEPAVEYAAAEPDLA; from the coding sequence ATGGTGATCTGGCTACGCAATCCGAACGCGCACGGCGAAAGCCAGGGGCAAGGTGTCGGCGTGAACGACGACATCGTTCGCGCCGAGGATCTGGCGACGCTGGTCGAACTCGACGCCGCGTACGCCGATCTGAGCCGCCGCTCCGAAGCGATGCTCGCCGACGCACGTGCGCAGGCCCAGGCCATTCTCGACGCGGCCGAGGCGCAGGCGGACGAACGGATGGCGCAGGCGCAGGAGATCTACAACGGCGCGGCGCAGCAGGGCTACGAAGCGGGCCACGAACAGGCGCTCGCCGACTGGCACGAACGCAGCCTGCGGATGCTGGCCGAAGGACCGTCGATCGGTGAGCGGCAACGCGACCGGCTCGCGCAGCTCGTTGCGCTCGGCGTCGAACAGATCGTCGCGACCGCCGATCCGGCCGCGCTGTTCCGCCAGGCCGCGCAGACCATCGACCGTATCGTTGCCGACGGCAGCCCCGTGAAGGTGAGCGTGCATCCGGACGATTACACGACCGCCGCCGCCGCGTTCGACGCGGTCGCACGCGAATGGCGCGAAACCGGGCGCTCGGTGAGCGTGCAGGTCAGCACCGATGCGCGGCACGAGCGCGGCACCTGTGTGTGCGAGACCGATCTCGGCGCGGTCGATGCGAGCCTGCCGCAGCAACTCGCGGCGATTCGCGCGGCACTGTCGCGTGCGATCGAGAGCATGCCGGTGGAGGAATTCGAAACGGCGCCGCAGGACGAAAGCGCAGCGGCTTACGCCGATGCCGACGATGCAGACACGCAGGCCGAAGCCGACGCGTATGGAGACGTCAACGACGCGCAGCCCGAACAACAACGTGTCGATCCACACAACGGTCACGACGCAGCGATGCTCGAACCCACGCTCGAACCCGACCTCGAAGAGCAGGACTTCTTCGCGGACGCGGTAGCGAGCGTCGAGCACGCACACGAAGGGCACGACATACACGATGCTCACGAACCGGCCGTCGAATACGCGGCGGCCGAACCGGATCTCGCCTGA
- a CDS encoding type III secretion protein HrpB4: MSDAQAIDDGEFADDFGAALDEAAQYVPDVPDAPDSEAAQPADAGASDFDTDIDPEVEDDAEADDPLAGLKRTLAANVVDYHQRRRTLFDWMHPARVATLPYAALLHAAVGTRGARLAEAFLASIGAASAGLSAFDDDSARLVRLPVPDCLSLFRMRALVEHVYELRLWIDRPRRALLDEWLGPHLTRMLLAQRGSLTAGRPLDGETSGDALAWRGFRLFERDCGWDVQHPMMLLQFALPDEIAPARLAAVSGRAKVSNAGLTLVSQLPDLFPTRSW, encoded by the coding sequence ATGAGCGACGCTCAGGCCATCGACGACGGCGAGTTTGCCGACGACTTCGGCGCCGCGCTCGACGAAGCGGCGCAATACGTACCCGACGTACCCGACGCACCCGACAGTGAGGCGGCACAGCCGGCCGACGCCGGTGCGTCTGATTTCGACACGGACATCGACCCGGAAGTCGAGGATGATGCCGAAGCCGACGATCCGCTCGCCGGATTGAAGCGCACGCTCGCGGCGAACGTCGTCGACTATCACCAGCGCCGCCGCACGCTGTTCGACTGGATGCATCCCGCGCGCGTCGCCACGCTGCCGTATGCGGCGCTGCTGCACGCGGCGGTCGGCACACGCGGCGCGAGGCTCGCCGAAGCGTTTCTCGCGAGCATCGGCGCGGCGTCCGCCGGACTCTCTGCATTCGACGACGACAGCGCGCGGCTCGTGCGCCTGCCGGTGCCCGACTGCCTGAGCCTGTTCCGGATGCGCGCGCTGGTCGAGCACGTCTACGAACTGCGTCTGTGGATCGACCGGCCGCGCCGCGCGCTGCTCGACGAATGGCTCGGCCCGCACCTGACCCGGATGCTGCTCGCGCAACGCGGCAGCCTCACGGCCGGCCGGCCGCTCGACGGCGAGACGTCCGGCGACGCGCTCGCGTGGCGAGGCTTCCGGCTGTTCGAGCGTGACTGCGGCTGGGACGTCCAGCACCCGATGATGCTGTTGCAGTTCGCATTGCCGGACGAGATTGCGCCTGCGCGTCTCGCCGCCGTGAGCGGTCGTGCGAAAGTGAGTAATGCCGGCTTGACGCTGGTTTCTCAACTGCCTGATTTATTCCCGACACGATCATGGTGA
- the sctJ gene encoding type III secretion system inner membrane ring lipoprotein SctJ encodes MKPLTRHLVRGGKLVACVAMVVALSACQKELYGQLSERDCNEMVAALVQYGVDAQKSTPDGGKTWSVSVDEKQLVHAMEILRSRGIPSKKYDDLGSLFKKDGLVSTPTEERVRFIYGLSQELSDTLSKIDGVVDARVQIVLPNNDPLAESAKPSSAAVFIKYRPDANVEALTPAIKNLVVHSIEGLTYDQVSVTSVPADPLTLPAVAAPGSSPLAWVALGLGVFLIALAGVLFRWRDEIIGLTQGKLSGLKKRAPKAPKPAKAAA; translated from the coding sequence ATGAAGCCCCTCACACGTCATCTCGTTCGCGGCGGCAAGCTGGTGGCCTGCGTCGCGATGGTGGTCGCGCTCAGCGCGTGCCAGAAGGAACTGTACGGGCAGCTGAGCGAGCGCGACTGTAACGAAATGGTCGCGGCGCTGGTCCAGTACGGCGTCGATGCGCAGAAGAGCACGCCGGACGGCGGCAAGACCTGGTCGGTCAGCGTCGACGAGAAGCAGCTCGTTCATGCGATGGAAATCCTGCGTTCGCGCGGCATTCCGTCGAAGAAATACGACGACCTCGGTTCGCTGTTCAAGAAGGACGGCCTCGTGTCGACACCGACCGAAGAGCGTGTGCGCTTTATCTATGGCCTGTCGCAGGAACTGAGCGACACGCTGTCGAAGATCGATGGTGTGGTCGATGCGCGTGTGCAGATCGTGCTGCCGAACAACGACCCGCTCGCCGAATCGGCGAAGCCTTCGTCGGCGGCGGTGTTCATCAAGTACCGGCCGGACGCGAACGTCGAGGCGCTGACGCCCGCGATCAAGAACCTCGTCGTGCACAGCATCGAAGGGCTGACCTACGACCAGGTCAGCGTGACCTCGGTGCCGGCGGATCCGCTGACGCTGCCGGCGGTCGCCGCGCCGGGCAGTAGCCCGCTCGCGTGGGTCGCGCTTGGACTCGGCGTGTTTCTGATCGCTCTCGCAGGCGTGCTGTTCCGCTGGCGCGACGAGATCATCGGTCTGACGCAGGGCAAGCTGTCGGGGTTGAAGAAGCGCGCACCGAAAGCACCGAAACCGGCGAAGGCCGCTGCCTGA
- a CDS encoding serine kinase: MDLAMISHLQQMNLVPQSAGVEAPTATVDQADRFQTLMAQGPSAPPVESVPEHPDHNIVTKAASEQADYYRQVPNDVMYMTQHMSQMSLQRIAAANMTVQLEVASLNADLQVKMAAVTSSKDAVQTLMKNQ, from the coding sequence ATGGACCTCGCGATGATTTCGCATCTTCAGCAGATGAATCTGGTGCCGCAGAGCGCGGGCGTCGAGGCGCCCACCGCGACAGTGGACCAGGCGGACCGCTTCCAGACACTGATGGCGCAGGGTCCGTCGGCGCCGCCGGTGGAGAGCGTGCCGGAGCATCCGGATCACAACATCGTGACGAAGGCGGCGAGCGAACAGGCGGACTACTACCGTCAGGTGCCGAACGACGTGATGTACATGACGCAGCACATGAGCCAGATGTCGCTGCAGCGTATCGCGGCCGCGAACATGACGGTCCAGCTGGAGGTCGCGAGTCTGAACGCCGATCTGCAGGTGAAGATGGCCGCCGTGACTTCGTCGAAAGACGCCGTGCAGACCTTGATGAAGAACCAATAA
- a CDS encoding HrpB1 family type III secretion system apparatus protein, giving the protein MDDQREHAKCSPAVLGCLVDLVGAAFGASDGVATKVDVDDIEQLVDVLHVLRPARTDFEFFDGWLYMLRKDWPEAEAVYRRLIERSVCLPASHGMLLQCMRAAKTFGWQDDARKLLEEFGDHEVGRLARTFLANDDLQQAYETARRTGNFVAPESVGELEQEAASPEPRASAARPLTSDDMMMSMQYIRI; this is encoded by the coding sequence ATGGATGATCAGAGGGAACACGCGAAATGCTCGCCGGCGGTGCTCGGTTGTCTCGTCGACCTGGTCGGCGCGGCATTTGGCGCGAGCGACGGGGTGGCGACGAAAGTCGACGTGGACGACATCGAACAACTGGTAGACGTACTGCACGTCCTGCGGCCCGCGCGTACGGATTTCGAGTTTTTCGACGGCTGGCTGTACATGCTGCGCAAGGACTGGCCGGAAGCGGAGGCGGTGTATCGCCGCCTCATCGAGCGCTCGGTCTGCCTGCCGGCGAGCCACGGGATGCTGCTGCAGTGCATGCGTGCGGCCAAGACCTTCGGCTGGCAGGACGATGCGAGAAAACTGCTCGAGGAATTCGGCGACCACGAAGTGGGGCGTCTCGCCCGCACCTTTCTCGCGAACGATGACCTGCAGCAGGCCTACGAGACCGCGCGCCGCACGGGCAACTTCGTGGCGCCGGAATCGGTCGGCGAACTCGAGCAGGAAGCCGCGTCGCCGGAGCCGCGCGCCAGCGCCGCGCGTCCGTTGACGAGCGACGACATGATGATGTCGATGCAGTACATCCGCATCTAG
- the sctU gene encoding type III secretion system export apparatus subunit SctU encodes MSDDKTEEPSEQKLRKAREKGEVAKSTDIVEVACLGSMILVLQAGEHFFTDSLRAVLKSSIDFMSGPRSMDDLYVTLADMTGHAIGMVCGVAIVSLFAAIIALAPQVGMMISFEAIAPKFNAVNPSSGLQKIFSSSSLIDLAKMTVKGAVILAVMKTTIVSVMPVVASALDQPLPQLINVLWTVVQKVLATALGVFIVIAAVDYKLQKMQFTKKQKMSKDEVKREAKENDGDQEVKGERKKLAREFASEAPSKGLKRANVVVVNPTHYAVALRYDPSEFPLPVVIAKGLDNEALLLRRQAAQLGIPIVANPPVARMLHKVAENKPIPEELYEVVAAILRWVASLGAKTATTE; translated from the coding sequence ATGAGCGACGACAAGACCGAAGAGCCCTCAGAACAGAAACTTCGCAAGGCCCGCGAGAAAGGCGAGGTCGCGAAGAGCACGGACATCGTCGAAGTCGCGTGCCTCGGTTCGATGATCCTGGTGTTGCAGGCGGGCGAGCACTTCTTCACCGATTCGTTACGGGCGGTACTGAAGAGTTCGATCGATTTCATGAGCGGGCCACGCTCGATGGACGATCTATACGTGACGCTCGCCGACATGACGGGCCACGCGATCGGCATGGTCTGCGGCGTCGCGATCGTCTCGCTGTTCGCCGCGATCATCGCGCTCGCGCCGCAGGTCGGGATGATGATTTCGTTCGAGGCGATCGCGCCGAAATTCAATGCGGTGAACCCGTCGTCGGGTTTGCAGAAGATCTTCTCGTCGAGTTCGCTGATCGACCTCGCGAAGATGACCGTGAAAGGCGCGGTGATCCTCGCGGTGATGAAGACGACGATCGTCTCGGTGATGCCGGTGGTTGCGAGCGCGCTTGACCAGCCGCTGCCGCAGCTGATCAACGTGTTGTGGACCGTCGTGCAGAAAGTGCTCGCGACCGCGCTCGGCGTGTTCATCGTGATCGCCGCGGTCGACTACAAGCTGCAGAAGATGCAGTTCACCAAGAAACAGAAGATGAGCAAGGACGAAGTCAAGCGCGAGGCCAAGGAAAACGACGGCGACCAGGAAGTCAAAGGCGAGCGCAAGAAGCTCGCGCGCGAATTCGCGAGCGAGGCGCCGAGCAAGGGCCTGAAGCGCGCGAACGTCGTGGTCGTCAACCCGACTCACTATGCGGTCGCGCTGCGCTACGACCCGAGCGAATTCCCGCTGCCGGTCGTGATCGCCAAGGGGCTCGACAACGAAGCGCTGCTGCTGCGCCGCCAGGCTGCGCAGCTCGGCATTCCGATCGTCGCCAATCCACCGGTCGCGCGGATGCTGCACAAGGTCGCAGAAAACAAGCCGATTCCAGAAGAGTTGTATGAGGTGGTCGCAGCGATTCTTCGCTGGGTCGCCAGTCTCGGCGCTAAAACCGCCACTACGGAGTAA